The Deinococcus sp. AJ005 genome includes a window with the following:
- a CDS encoding carbon monoxide dehydrogenase subunit G produces MKLEYNGSEQVPLGKPDVWAFINDPQKVASCLPDVQDVIVHDDKNFDAIVKIGLGPVRGKFKFKITLEPQPGGERMNVRIKGGGFGSVVDLLAGADVNDNGDLTTTLDWDGEATMRGPIATVGGRVLDAQAQKLISGTFANVKTRMAQG; encoded by the coding sequence ATGAAACTGGAATACAACGGTTCGGAACAAGTACCGCTCGGCAAACCCGACGTCTGGGCCTTCATCAATGACCCTCAGAAAGTGGCCTCCTGCCTGCCCGACGTTCAGGACGTCATTGTTCACGATGACAAGAACTTTGACGCCATCGTCAAGATTGGATTGGGGCCAGTACGTGGCAAGTTCAAATTCAAGATCACCCTGGAGCCTCAACCTGGCGGCGAGCGCATGAACGTGCGGATCAAGGGGGGCGGCTTTGGCAGCGTTGTCGACCTGCTGGCCGGCGCCGATGTGAACGACAACGGCGACCTCACCACCACCCTGGACTGGGACGGCGAGGCCACCATGCGCGGCCCGATCGCCACCGTGGGTGGGCGGGTGCTGGACGCCCAGGCGCAAAAACTCATTTCCGGGACCTTCGCCAACGTCAAGACCCGGATGGCGCAGGGGTAA
- a CDS encoding TIGR02466 family protein: MQLLWPTPLLQRSLPGHAAVNAQLAQVFLQDREAGGGAGLPMYSSSDDLIQRLPSLALSELFAFVSAGVFEIAQAMNGPIWKASGAGKLQLEIVGAWYQIQNGFGFHDIHNHGNCSWSGVYYVQIDGPQVRAAHPHLGSLNGVTRFYGHQLGLLGGAHMDLGNAYLQASSFDVVPEAGTLIVFPSWLNHKAMPYDGASDRIIVSFNAQVHGERGDQAFGHGFH, from the coding sequence GTGCAACTGCTGTGGCCCACGCCCCTGCTGCAGCGCTCACTGCCGGGGCATGCCGCCGTCAACGCACAGTTGGCTCAGGTCTTTCTCCAGGACCGGGAGGCTGGCGGCGGCGCGGGCCTGCCCATGTACTCCTCAAGCGACGATCTGATTCAGCGGCTGCCGTCCCTTGCCCTCTCTGAACTGTTCGCCTTCGTCTCGGCAGGCGTATTTGAAATCGCGCAGGCGATGAACGGTCCGATCTGGAAGGCGTCGGGAGCCGGGAAACTGCAACTGGAGATTGTGGGGGCGTGGTATCAGATTCAAAACGGCTTCGGCTTCCACGACATTCACAACCACGGCAACTGCTCATGGAGCGGTGTGTATTACGTGCAGATCGACGGGCCGCAGGTGCGGGCGGCGCATCCGCACCTGGGTTCCCTCAACGGCGTCACCCGTTTTTACGGCCATCAACTCGGCCTGCTGGGCGGCGCCCACATGGATCTGGGCAACGCCTACTTGCAGGCCAGCAGCTTTGATGTGGTCCCGGAGGCCGGAACGCTGATCGTTTTTCCGTCGTGGCTGAACCACAAGGCCATGCCTTACGATGGCGCGTCTGACCGGATCATCGTATCGTTCAATGCCCAGGTCCACGGTGAACGGGGCGATCAGGCATTCGGTCATGGCTTTCACTGA
- a CDS encoding XdhC family protein has product MDSQFLERLTRLQRSGASFVTATVVSRRAPVSSHLGDRAIVHGDGRMEGFVGGSCSRDIVRRQALEVLISGTPRLVLIRPDASEEALIHAAGAESVVVPMTCASEGAVDIYLEPHVCAPLLLVAGLTPVAEAVAQLGALLERQVVRVVTGQERQDLSEEAVDVVTLGDLPAFLNRVQEDRRARMAAVVASQGHYDEPVLEPLLRAGVGFVGLLSSRKRAVTVRELLELQGLSPSQTARIRNPVGLNLGARTPAEVAVSILAEIIAAERGQSLQPAASQTDAEQLHSSVTAPAPIVHIPLRPGFALSPVDGEEIEMATAVHFAELDGQTYYFTCANCKRRFLKDPQHFLTGQTA; this is encoded by the coding sequence ATGGACAGTCAGTTTCTAGAGCGGCTCACGCGGCTCCAGCGCAGTGGGGCCAGTTTCGTCACGGCCACGGTGGTGTCACGGCGGGCGCCAGTCAGCTCGCACCTGGGTGACCGGGCCATCGTGCATGGGGACGGGCGAATGGAGGGTTTCGTGGGCGGCTCGTGTAGCCGCGACATCGTGCGGCGGCAGGCGCTGGAAGTCCTGATCTCCGGCACGCCGCGCCTGGTGCTGATCCGGCCTGACGCCAGCGAGGAAGCGTTGATCCATGCCGCCGGCGCCGAGAGCGTGGTGGTGCCAATGACGTGTGCCAGCGAGGGGGCGGTGGACATCTATCTGGAACCGCATGTGTGTGCGCCGCTGCTGCTGGTGGCCGGATTGACGCCAGTGGCTGAGGCGGTGGCCCAGCTGGGGGCGCTGCTGGAACGTCAGGTGGTCCGGGTGGTGACCGGACAGGAGCGTCAGGACCTGAGCGAAGAGGCGGTGGATGTGGTGACGCTCGGCGACCTCCCCGCGTTCCTGAACCGGGTGCAAGAAGACCGCCGCGCGAGGATGGCCGCTGTTGTCGCCTCGCAGGGGCATTACGACGAACCTGTGCTGGAGCCGCTGCTGCGCGCTGGGGTGGGCTTCGTGGGGCTGCTGTCCAGCCGCAAACGGGCCGTGACGGTTCGCGAGTTGCTGGAATTGCAGGGCCTGAGCCCCAGTCAGACGGCCCGCATCCGCAACCCGGTAGGCCTGAATCTGGGGGCCAGAACTCCTGCCGAGGTGGCCGTAAGCATCTTGGCGGAGATCATTGCGGCGGAGCGTGGACAGTCGCTCCAGCCGGCCGCCTCTCAGACTGACGCCGAACAACTGCATTCCAGCGTGACGGCTCCGGCCCCCATAGTTCATATTCCACTCCGCCCCGGTTTCGCGCTCAGCCCAGTGGACGGCGAAGAAATCGAGATGGCCACCGCTGTACATTTCGCCGAGTTGGACGGCCAGACCTATTATTTTACCTGCGCGAATTGCAAGCGGCGCTTTCTGAAAGACCCTCAGCACTTCCTGACGGGACAGACCGCATGA
- a CDS encoding aerobic carbon-monoxide dehydrogenase large subunit has product MTELKTEHEPPQKLAMGKSMKRKEDPRFLQGKGNYIDDINLKGQLYMALVHSPYPHANILGIDSSAAMDIPGAVAVVTAAELAAHGVGWLPTFHGLDKQMVLATGKVLFQYQEVAACYAETREAAYDMAELVDVDYEPLEVVADPFKAMKDDVLLRPDREAKTNHIYNWNVGDSAGTDAALAASDHVVREHITFPRVHAAPLEPCGCVAEFDAMGRLQFYVTSQAPHVYRTALFMVLGIPEDKIRVISPDLGGGFGNKVPVYPGYVCAIAGALVLGRPVKWIETRTENMTSSFARDYHMDIELGASKDGTLTALKVNTVADHGAFDAAADPSKYPAGMFGIVTGSYQFPHAFANLDAYFTNKQPGGVAYRCSFRVTEASYLIERAMDILADDLGMDPTELRRKNFIRKDQFPYQTPLNFVYDSGDYEHTMDVALEKIGYQDLLKEQAEKRERGELMGIGFSTFTEVTGAGPSKHFDILGIKMFDGAEIRIHPSGSGIIRTGTKSQGQGHETTWAQIVAEELGLDPQNFLVEEGDTDTAPYGLGTYASRSTPVAGGALALASRKIREKARKIAAHLLEVNEHDLEWKDYAFEVMGIPSKRVTMKEVAFAAYTNPGDNEPGLEATLYYDPPNMVFPHGTYVAVVDVDRETGETKVRRFLAVDDAGTIINPMIVEGQIHGGLTEGFAIAFMQEIAYDEAGNNLATNFTDYLVPTSLESPHWETAATCTPSPHHPIGAKSVGESPNVGSPAAFVNAVIDALSPLGVRHIDMPLTREKVWAAIRTAENESPAAD; this is encoded by the coding sequence AAATTGGCGATGGGCAAGTCCATGAAGCGCAAGGAAGACCCGCGCTTTTTGCAGGGCAAGGGCAATTACATCGACGACATCAATCTCAAAGGCCAGCTCTACATGGCGCTGGTGCACAGTCCCTATCCGCACGCCAATATCTTGGGGATCGACTCCTCTGCGGCGATGGACATTCCCGGCGCGGTGGCGGTGGTGACGGCGGCAGAACTGGCCGCCCATGGCGTCGGCTGGCTGCCCACCTTTCACGGCCTGGACAAGCAGATGGTGCTGGCGACAGGCAAAGTGCTGTTCCAGTACCAGGAAGTCGCCGCCTGCTACGCCGAGACCCGCGAGGCCGCCTACGACATGGCCGAACTGGTCGATGTGGATTACGAGCCGCTGGAAGTGGTGGCCGATCCTTTCAAGGCCATGAAAGACGACGTGTTGCTGCGCCCGGACCGCGAGGCCAAGACCAACCACATCTATAACTGGAACGTGGGCGATTCTGCTGGCACCGACGCCGCGCTGGCCGCCAGCGATCATGTGGTGCGCGAACACATCACCTTTCCGCGCGTGCATGCCGCGCCCCTGGAACCCTGCGGCTGTGTGGCCGAATTCGACGCGATGGGCCGCCTCCAGTTCTATGTGACCTCGCAGGCCCCGCATGTCTACCGCACGGCGCTGTTCATGGTGCTTGGGATTCCCGAGGACAAGATCAGGGTCATCTCGCCGGACCTGGGCGGCGGCTTCGGCAACAAGGTGCCGGTGTATCCCGGCTATGTCTGCGCGATTGCCGGGGCGCTGGTGCTGGGCCGCCCGGTCAAGTGGATCGAGACGCGCACCGAGAACATGACCTCCAGTTTCGCCCGTGATTATCACATGGACATTGAACTGGGCGCGAGCAAGGACGGCACGCTGACCGCCCTCAAGGTCAACACCGTGGCCGATCACGGCGCTTTTGACGCCGCCGCTGATCCCAGCAAGTACCCGGCGGGCATGTTCGGCATCGTGACGGGCAGCTACCAGTTTCCACACGCCTTCGCCAATCTGGACGCCTATTTCACCAACAAGCAGCCAGGGGGCGTGGCCTACCGTTGCTCCTTCCGCGTGACCGAGGCCAGTTACCTGATTGAACGCGCCATGGACATCCTGGCCGACGATCTGGGCATGGACCCCACCGAACTGCGGCGCAAGAACTTCATCAGGAAAGACCAGTTTCCTTACCAGACGCCACTGAACTTCGTCTACGACAGCGGCGACTACGAACACACCATGGACGTGGCGCTCGAGAAGATCGGCTATCAGGATCTGCTCAAGGAGCAGGCCGAGAAGCGTGAACGCGGCGAATTGATGGGCATCGGCTTTTCCACCTTCACAGAAGTGACGGGGGCGGGGCCGTCCAAGCACTTCGACATTTTGGGCATCAAGATGTTCGATGGGGCCGAGATCCGCATTCACCCCAGCGGTTCGGGCATTATCCGCACCGGCACCAAGTCACAGGGTCAGGGCCACGAAACCACCTGGGCGCAGATTGTGGCTGAGGAGCTGGGCCTTGATCCACAGAATTTCCTGGTCGAGGAAGGCGACACCGACACCGCCCCTTACGGCCTGGGAACGTATGCCAGCCGCAGCACCCCGGTGGCGGGCGGGGCGCTGGCACTGGCCTCGCGCAAGATTCGCGAGAAGGCCCGGAAAATTGCCGCGCACCTGCTGGAGGTCAACGAACACGATCTGGAATGGAAGGATTACGCCTTCGAGGTCATGGGCATTCCGAGCAAGCGCGTCACCATGAAAGAGGTGGCTTTCGCCGCCTACACCAATCCCGGCGACAATGAGCCGGGCCTCGAAGCCACCCTGTATTACGACCCACCCAACATGGTTTTTCCGCACGGCACCTATGTGGCGGTGGTAGATGTGGACCGCGAGACGGGCGAGACGAAAGTGCGCCGCTTCCTGGCCGTGGACGACGCCGGAACCATCATCAACCCGATGATCGTGGAGGGCCAGATTCACGGCGGACTGACTGAGGGTTTTGCCATCGCCTTTATGCAGGAGATTGCCTATGACGAAGCGGGCAACAATCTGGCGACCAACTTTACCGATTACCTGGTGCCCACCTCGCTGGAATCGCCGCACTGGGAAACAGCGGCCACCTGCACGCCCAGCCCGCATCACCCCATTGGCGCAAAGAGCGTGGGCGAGAGTCCCAACGTCGGTTCCCCCGCCGCCTTCGTCAATGCCGTGATCGACGCACTCTCGCCGCTGGGGGTACGCCATATCGACATGCCCTTGACCCGCGAGAAGGTCTGGGCCGCCATTCGGACTGCCGAGAACGAATCGCCCGCCGCCGATTGA